Part of the Xanthomonas sp. SI genome is shown below.
CCGTCTTTTTTTGCTTTCGGCGCACATCGAATGCGGCGGCGGCGAGAGGTTGAGCGGTGAGCGAGGAGGGCGGCGGTTTTTTTGTGGGAGCGACTTCAGTCGCGACGGACACTACCGATAACGCGTCGCGATTGATGGCCCGACGCCACCCGGAATGACTCCCGCAAGAAAGGCCGCAGCGCCGGTGTCCCGCTATCGCTGCGGCGAATGGTCATGGCGGCAGTGTCGGACACGAGGGGGGGGCGAAGACAGCGAAGCTGAGCCGATGTGTCTACTTGGATGGTCTGTGTCGATGACGCATCGCCGGAATTGCCGGCAAGCCGCCGGCGTCAGCGCCGCGTGGGGCACTGCTCATTCCTTTCGATACGATGCGCGATGGGGTCGGCTCTCACGTGAGAGCCGCTTTCCCATCAACTTCCCGCGCCGCGAGGGCAGCGCGGCCGCGGCTAGGCCGAGGTCAGTCCCATCAGGTTATCCGCCTGTTCGCGCCAGGTCGGCAGCTTGTTCAGCGTGCCGGTCTTGGTCAGGTAGTCCTCATCGATCTCCGAGCCGCTGGCCAGCGCCATCGCCACGTGCACCGCGCCGGTGACCCAGAAGCTGCGGGTGCTGGACCGCTGCGGCTCGCGGTGGAACGCCACCGCTTCGATGATCGGCATCGGCAGGCCCCACAGGCCGAGCAGGTAGGCGCCCGCCTCGGCATGGCCGGGACGTTCGTCGTCGCCTTCGACGGCCGGCTCGCGCTCGTTGCGGATGCCCGGCAGCAGCAGGCCGATGTCGGCCAGCAGCGCGGCGGTCGCGCCCAGTTCGGCGCTGGAGGACGGCAGCATCTTCGACGCCAGCTTCGACGCCAGCAGCGAGCGCTGCTGCAGCGCGTTGCGTTCGGCATTGGACAGCGCCTGCACCGAGAACACTTCGCTAGCCAGGACCAGGTCGCGCAAGGTGGCGATGCCCAGCCGCGTCACGGCGGTGCGCAGGTCGGAAATCGTGCGGCCGTTGGAGAAGTACGCCGAATTGCACAGCTGCAGCACCTTGGCCGCGATCGCCGGATCGGCCGAGACCAGCTTGGCCAGGTCGGCGGCGTTGCTGCCGTCGTCCTGTTCCAGCGCATGCATCAGGCTCAGGTACAGATGCGGCGGCGAGGGCAGCTTCTCGATGCGGCCGATGCTGGCGCGCAACCGGGGATCGCCGAGCAGCTCCTGCAGTTCCTCGATGCTGGTGACCGCCTCGAGCAGCATTTCCGGCGACAGCGGCAGCGGCAGGAAACGATGCGCCACGCCGATGATGCGCGCCGGCGGCGCGCGGTTGCTCTGCTCGGCGTCGATCAGCGCGATGCGGATGGTTTCCGGGCTCAGCGTGCGGATCTGGCCGAGCAAGGTGGCCGTGGTCAGGTCCGGCAGCGCCGGCGCGGCGATCACCGCATCCAGCTGCACGGTCGCGGCGGCGGCGATGGCGGCATTGCCGTCGGTCACGGTCTGGACCTGCCAGTCCTCGCCCAATTCGCGGATGTATGCGGTGACTTCGGCCGGCAGGCTCGCCTCGTCGCCGACGAACAGGATACGCAAGAGACTACCCCCCAAGAGGGGCCGGTTCACGCTCGACCGGCCCGGACATTCGTTCAGCAATGTACTCTAAACCCCGGAATACGGCAGCGTCCGTATTCGTAAAACGTGAAGCGAGTCAGCCACGGCGGGCGATCCCCCCCGCCGCGGCGTCGGTTCGTCAGGTCAGGCGCCG
Proteins encoded:
- a CDS encoding HDOD domain-containing protein, whose translation is MRILFVGDEASLPAEVTAYIRELGEDWQVQTVTDGNAAIAAAATVQLDAVIAAPALPDLTTATLLGQIRTLSPETIRIALIDAEQSNRAPPARIIGVAHRFLPLPLSPEMLLEAVTSIEELQELLGDPRLRASIGRIEKLPSPPHLYLSLMHALEQDDGSNAADLAKLVSADPAIAAKVLQLCNSAYFSNGRTISDLRTAVTRLGIATLRDLVLASEVFSVQALSNAERNALQQRSLLASKLASKMLPSSSAELGATAALLADIGLLLPGIRNEREPAVEGDDERPGHAEAGAYLLGLWGLPMPIIEAVAFHREPQRSSTRSFWVTGAVHVAMALASGSEIDEDYLTKTGTLNKLPTWREQADNLMGLTSA